The following coding sequences are from one Lolium rigidum isolate FL_2022 chromosome 6, APGP_CSIRO_Lrig_0.1, whole genome shotgun sequence window:
- the LOC124664953 gene encoding putative CBL-interacting protein kinase 13, translating to MARTASSKGSSGRERELARVASSKATSGRERDVKKPLLLGRFEVGKMLGQGNFAKVYYARNVGTGEEVAIKVIEKEKIFKSGLTSHIKREIAVLRRVRHPHIVQLYEVMATKLRIYFVMEYVRGGELFARVAKGPLPEPEARRYFQQLVSAVSFCHARGVYHRDIKPENLLVDDAGDLKVSDFGLSAVAEQIRHDGLFHTFCGTPAYVAPEVLSRRGYDAAKADLWSCGVVLFVLGAGYLPFQDRNLVGMYRKIHRGDFRCPKWFSPELLRLLHRLLDTKPIRRAAVDEIMDNEWFRVGYRRFSFRIEDDRSFTRFDLDDGDVYASTSPPDTPRTEDGGDRADDPDLHARMTSCGSAPSLLEGRLLGSSGRRSRRRSSLNAFDLISFSPGFDLSGLFEDEGSASGEGEQQQNAARFVSAAPVEEILASLERTAAAAAMAVRAREDGSVIMEGTREGAHGALAVVAEIYELTTELTVVEVRRKAGGAAEYEEFFRASLKPSLAELKCDEQPRAGAGDTPRKV from the exons ATGGCGCGAACGGCAAGCAGCAAGGGGAGCAGCGGCCGTGAGCGCGAGCTGGCGCGGGTGGCAAGCAGCAAGGCTACCAGCGGGCGCGAGCGCGACGTGAAGAAGCCGCTGCTGCTGGGGAGGTTCGAGGTGGGCAAGATGCTGGGGCAGGGCAACTTCGCCAAGGTCTACTACGCCCGCAACGTCGGCACCGGCGAGGAGGTGGCCATCAAGGTCATCGAGAAGGAGAAGATCTTCAAGTCCGGCCTCACCTCCCACATCAAGCGCGAGATCGCCGTGCTCCGCCGCGTGCGCCACCCGCACATCGTGCAGCTCTACGAGGTCATGGCCACCAAGCTGCGCATCTACTTCGTCATGGAGTACGTCCGCGGCGGCGAGCTCTTCGCGCGCGTCGCCAAGGGCCCGCTCCCGGAGCCCGAGGCGCGGCGATACTTCCAGCAGCTCGTCTCAGCAGTGTCCTTCTGCCACGCGCGCGGGGTGTACCACCGGGACATCAAGCCCGAGAACCTCCTCGTCGACGACGCCGGCGACCTCAAGGTCTCAGACTTTGGCCTCTCCGCCGTCGCCGAGCAGATACGCCACGACGGCCTCTTCCACACCTTCTGTGGCACTCCCGCCTACGTCGCACCCGAGGTGCTGTCGCGGCGCGGGTACGACGCCGCCAAGGCCGACCTCTGGTCGTGCGGCGTCGTGCTCTTCGTCCTCGGCGCCGGCTACCTCCCGTTCCAGGACCGGAACCTCGTCGGCATGTACCGCAAGATCCACAGGGGCGACTTCCGCTGCCCCAAGTGGTTCTCCCCGGAGCTcctgcgcctcctccaccgcctgctGGACACCAAGCCCATCCGCCGTGCCGCCGTGGACGAGATCATGGACAACGAGTGGTTCAGGGTCGGGTACCGCCGCTTCTCCTTCCGCATCGAGGACGACCGCTCGTTCACCCGcttcgacctcgacgacggcgacgtgtACGCGTCCACCTCGCCGCCGGACACCCCGCGGACGGAGGACGGCGGCGACCGCGCTGACGACCCAGACCTGCACGCGAGGATGACGTCGTGCGGGTCGGCGCCGTCGCTGCTCGAAGGGAGGCTGCTGGGAAGCTCGGGACGGCG CTCGCGGCGGCGGTCGAGCCTCAACGCGTTCGACCTCATCTCCTTCTCCCCGGGGTTCGACCTGTCGGGGCTGTTCGAGGACGAGGGGAGCGCCAGCGGCGAGGGCGAGCAGCAGCAGAACGCAGCGCGGTTCGTGTCGGCGGCGCCGGTGGAGGAAATCCTGGCGTCTCTggagaggacggcggcggcggcagctatgGCGGTGCGGGCGAGGGAGGACGGGTCCGTGATCATGGAGGGGACGCGCGAGGGCGCGCACGGCGCGCTGGCGGTGGTCGCGGAGATCTACGAGCTCACCACAGAGCTGACCGTGGTGGAGGTGCGCCGCaaggccggcggcgccgccgagtACGAGGAGTTTTTCCGGGCGAGCCTCAAGCCCAGCCTCGCCGAGCTCAAGTGCGACGAGCAGccacgcgccggcgccggcgacacCCCTCGGAAAGTATGA